A single genomic interval of Armigeres subalbatus isolate Guangzhou_Male chromosome 1, GZ_Asu_2, whole genome shotgun sequence harbors:
- the LOC134207961 gene encoding tRNA:m(4)X modification enzyme TRM13 homolog, with amino-acid sequence MDPSNGPAEKRPKTSAEDTTEPIRCKHFVQRKKRYCKMTVGRGKQYCGEHEVHSGNDNLPSLEALGSSPGRIPCPLDPKHSIAATKLEKHLKICNAKPKELPAYVQVGINASSDGEGSDLLNTEENLKLSDVPKDELMALVNKIETVFEEIQIGVIDELILEHDAFKEELGNETYGPQTLKHLVQSASLLGIVERENFFQNDVAFVEFGAGKGQVAFWLATILQQSDLTNVKVFLVDRASHRHKKDNKIEDREIIQRVRADIGDLVLRKLDVLKDSKKVVGVGKHLCGGATDLALRCLIRANLDKSEGGQLQSEGFVFALCCHHRCDWKTYAGKKFLLAKGISRKAFDLVVKMVSWAVCGTGTSRERRNNDTDGGEGIKYGLSRAQREEIGWKCKRMLDWGRIQYLKENGFEAELKFYAKTEITLENVCLIGHIK; translated from the coding sequence ATGGATCCTTCCAACGGACCCGCCGAAAAACGACCAAAAACTTCTGCTGAAGACACCACCGAACCAATTCGCTGCAAACATTTTGTTCAACGGAAAAAGCGTTACTGCAAGATGACTGTGGGTCGAGGTAAGCAATACTGTGGCGAACATGAGGTGCACTCCGGCAACGACAACCTCCCATCACTGGAAGCTCTTGGTTCTTCGCCGGGACGTATTCCGTGCCCACTGGACCCGAAACATTCTATTGCGGCGACCAAGCTGGAAAAGCATCTGAAGATCTGCAACGCCAAGCCAAAGGAATTACCAGCGTACGTTCAGGTGGGAATTAACGCCAGCTCGGATGGCGAAGGCAGTGACCTACTCAACACAGAGGAAAACCTCAAGCTCTCGGATGTTCCAAAAGATGAATTAATGGCACTGGTGAATAAGATTGAGACTGTGTTTGAAGAGATTCAAATCGGGGTGATAGACGAGTTGATATTGGAGCATGACGCATTTAAAGAAGAACTGGGAAACGAGACTTACGGGCCACAAACGTTGAAGCATTTGGTGCAGTCGGCCTCTCTGCTGGGAATTGTAGAGCGAGAGAACTTTTTCCAAAACGATGTGGCTTTCGTGGAATTTGGAGCCGGCAAGGGACAAGTGGCCTTCTGGTTGGCCACGATACTGCAGCAGTCGGATCTGACGAACGTAAAAGTTTTTCTCGTGGACAGGGCCTCCCATCGACATAAGAAGGACAATAAGATTGAAGATCGGGAAATCATCCAGCGGGTTCGGGCGGACATCGGCGATCTTGTGCTGCGCAAATTGGACGTTCTGAAGGACAGCAAAAAGGTTGTCGGCGTGGGAAAGCATCTTTGTGGCGGGGCCACCGATCTGGCGTTACGGTGTCTCATACGGGCCAATTTGGACAAATCGGAGGGCGGCCAGTTGCAGTCGGAGGGATTCGTGTTTGCACTGTGTTGCCATCATCGGTGCGACTGGAAGACATACGCGGgcaagaaattccttctggcGAAGGGGATTAGTAGGAAGGCATTTGATTTGGTCGTAAAGATGGTTAGTTGGGCGGTTTGCGGTACAGGCACCAGCCGAGAACGGAGGAATAACGACACAGATGGTGGGGAAGGCATTAAATATGGACTGAGCAGGGCTCAACGCGAAGAGATAGGATGGAAGTGCAAACGAATGTTGGATTGGGGTCGCATTCAGTATTTGAAAGAGAATGGATTCGAGGCAGAGCTCAAGTTTTATGCTAAAACTGAAATTACTTTAGAAAATGTATGTCTGATTGgacatataaaataa
- the LOC134207963 gene encoding max-like protein X isoform X2 yields the protein MSDSIKYEVDMKMEPSSPSEKERSMYSRCSSAGSVHTPTSSAHNTDEEDSGDNNKSSTMSYKERRREAHTQAEQKRRDAIKKGYDSLQELVPTCQQTDASGYKLSKASVLQKSIDYIGYLHQHKKKQDEDCASLHKEVMALRIIQKNYENMLQQQQQSPGRTEARLSDDVKFQVFKAIMDEMFVTFDQLPMNDFAELTSGVIPWLEEHCKPHMLRDVVNRTLGGITSAYVAQVNSKGHDVKRE from the exons ATGTCAGATA GCATCAAGTATGAAGTGGACATGAAAATGGAGCCATCCAGTCCATCGGAAAAGGAACGCAGCATGTACTCCCGCTGTTCGAGTGCTGGAAGTGTCCATACTCCAACTTCTTCTGCTCATAACACAG ATGAGGAGGATTCTGGCGACAACAATAAAAGTAGCACAATGAGCTACAAGGAACGTCGTCGGGAAGCTCACACCCAGGCCGAACAGAAGAGACGTGATGCCATCAAAAAGGGCTACGACTCGTTGCAGGAGTTGGTGCCTACTTGTCAGCAAACGGATGCATCCGGGTACAAACTGAGCAAGGCTTCCGTGCTGCAGAAGTCCATCGATTATATTGGATATCTCCATCAGCACAAAAAGAAGCAAGACGAGGACTGCGCGTCGCTTCATAAGGAAGTTATGGCTCTGCGGATCATTCAGAAGAACTACGAAAATATGcttcagcagcagcaacagtcgCCAGGAAGAACCGAGGCTCGGTTGAGTGATGACGTCAAGTTCCAGGTGTTCAAAGCGATCATGGATGAAATGTTCGTAACATTCGACCAGCTGCCCATGAACGACTTTGCCGAGCTGACGTCCGGGGTGATTCCCTGGTTAGAGGAGCATTGTAAGCCTCACATGTTGCGGGATGTGGTCAACCGGACGCTGGGAGGCATCACGTCGGCCTATGTAGCTCAAGTCAATAGTAAGGGGCATGATGTTAAAAGGGAATGA
- the LOC134207963 gene encoding max-like protein X isoform X1, translated as MSDSIKYEVDMKMEPSSPSEKERSMYSRCSSAGSVHTPTSSAHNTEDEEDSGDNNKSSTMSYKERRREAHTQAEQKRRDAIKKGYDSLQELVPTCQQTDASGYKLSKASVLQKSIDYIGYLHQHKKKQDEDCASLHKEVMALRIIQKNYENMLQQQQQSPGRTEARLSDDVKFQVFKAIMDEMFVTFDQLPMNDFAELTSGVIPWLEEHCKPHMLRDVVNRTLGGITSAYVAQVNSKGHDVKRE; from the exons ATGTCAGATA GCATCAAGTATGAAGTGGACATGAAAATGGAGCCATCCAGTCCATCGGAAAAGGAACGCAGCATGTACTCCCGCTGTTCGAGTGCTGGAAGTGTCCATACTCCAACTTCTTCTGCTCATAACACAG AAGATGAGGAGGATTCTGGCGACAACAATAAAAGTAGCACAATGAGCTACAAGGAACGTCGTCGGGAAGCTCACACCCAGGCCGAACAGAAGAGACGTGATGCCATCAAAAAGGGCTACGACTCGTTGCAGGAGTTGGTGCCTACTTGTCAGCAAACGGATGCATCCGGGTACAAACTGAGCAAGGCTTCCGTGCTGCAGAAGTCCATCGATTATATTGGATATCTCCATCAGCACAAAAAGAAGCAAGACGAGGACTGCGCGTCGCTTCATAAGGAAGTTATGGCTCTGCGGATCATTCAGAAGAACTACGAAAATATGcttcagcagcagcaacagtcgCCAGGAAGAACCGAGGCTCGGTTGAGTGATGACGTCAAGTTCCAGGTGTTCAAAGCGATCATGGATGAAATGTTCGTAACATTCGACCAGCTGCCCATGAACGACTTTGCCGAGCTGACGTCCGGGGTGATTCCCTGGTTAGAGGAGCATTGTAAGCCTCACATGTTGCGGGATGTGGTCAACCGGACGCTGGGAGGCATCACGTCGGCCTATGTAGCTCAAGTCAATAGTAAGGGGCATGATGTTAAAAGGGAATGA
- the LOC134207964 gene encoding uncharacterized protein LOC134207964, which produces MSKIDETIPSRNIEIKAKIPNEETFRRLVEVAKQLTGSGGEIIKQHDVFFNAEKSRLKLRYLETKKSELIQYFRPDVEGPKLSTYHKIDLDEPKLMEKILAESIGIKGEVKKHRHLFLHGQTRIHLDDVEALGYFLEFEVVLRPEQSLDDGTIIADEMMKQFGIEEKDLIQGAYMDKLLK; this is translated from the exons ATGTCCAAGATCGACGAAACCATTCCATCGCGTAACATCGAAATCAAGGCAAAAATCCCTAACGAGGAAACATTCCGGCGATTGGTTGAGGTTGCCAAACAGTTGACCGGTTCCGGCGGCGAAATCATCAAGCAACACGACGTGTTCTTCAACGCGGAAAAAAGTCGTCTGAAGTTGCGCTATCTCGAG ACCAAAAAATCTGAACTAATTCAGTACTTCCGCCCAGATGTAGAAGGTCCGAAACTGTCTACTTATCACAAAATCGATCTGGACGAGCCGAAGCTGATGGAGAAGATTTTGGCCGAAAGCATCGGTATCAAGGGAGAGGTCAAGAAACATCGGCACCTGTTCCTGCACGGTCAAACTCGCATACACTTAGACGATGTGGAAGCGTTGGGCTACTTTTTGGAATTCGAAGTCGTTTTGCGACCGGAACAAAGCTTAGATGATGGAACAATAATTGCTGATGAAATGATGAAACAGTTCGGAATCGAAGAGAAAGATTTAATTCAGGGAGCGTACATGGACaaattgttgaaataa